In the genome of Maribacter forsetii DSM 18668, the window GATTATAGTGATGTCGGTGGAGTTTTAGGTAATCAATTGGTTACTTTAAGTGAACTCGGTTTTATAGAAGAAACCATTACAGACGGAGATACACCTGGTTTTTTAAAACATACTTCAATTAATGATGAAGAGGCTAGTTTAGATGATCGTGCTAGATCATACTTAGATTTAAATTGTGCCTATTGCCATCGATCAGATAATAATCTTCGAGCAGATTTTGATTTAAGGTTGGCTAATAGTCTAATAGAAACCAACCTATTAACTGCATCAATAGCGGAGCCCATTGAAGAAATGTCTGCTGATCAGAAAATAGTTTTTGTTGGTGATGCTTCTAAATCACAAATATTTCATCGTGCGAATAGCATCACACCAGGAGTAATGATGCCTTTGGTAGCTAAAGGTCAAGTAGATGAAGCAGGTGTAGCCTTGTTGGAGGAGTGGATTAATAACTTGTTAATACCCCCTACTCCTGTAATTACTGCAGATAAAACGCTTGGGAATATAGATATAGCTTTTAATTTCACAGGTAATGAGTCCTCAGATGACCAATCTATAGACTCTTATGAATGGACTTTTGGTGATGGTGGTACATCTGCAGAAGTAGATCCAGATCATATTTATACCGTACCTGGTGTCTATTCCGTTACTTTGGCGGTTACCGATAATGATGGTCAAACGGAATCAAAATCAATTGAGATTACGGTAACGGGCGGGGCTGTTGATAATATAGCAGATGAAAACGTAAATATAGCTTTGACCAATGACGCGATAATATACGGTCAAATACATGGTGAAGAAGGGCGTGGTGTTCCTCAAGATATTTTATACGATCCTTCTACCAATGATTACGTAGTTGCAACCGATTGGAACGAATTTGGAGTTCTTCAGTATCATGATTCGGGTACATTGCCTATCGAAGAGGCTATTACTTGGAGAGTGGATTGGCTTAATAAAAAATTAGTGAACTATATTACTTTTGGAGGTACTTATCCTAATCAACCGCAACCTAATACGGCTTGGAGACTTAGTTACCGTCAAGGTGACAACTGGATGGTAATTGAAGAAGGTGTTGGTGGTTGGATTGATTCTGGAATTTATGAATGGGGAGGTAAAGGTCAAGAGCCAATTGAAGCTGATGGGTTCCGTATGCAATTATATAGTGATGGAGTAAATGACATTGTAAGTACCCATTTTAGGGCAAGAGGAGGGGCTTCATTAAGAATTGACGATACTGACCAACCTATAAAAGCTACATTGTTTCAGTATTTAATTGACGACGGTTCACCAGTTGCTGATTTTACATATACAGCAGATGAACTAGAAGTTACTTTTGATTCCTCGGATAGTACAGATGACAACGGTATTGTTGCTTATGCTTGGGATTTTGGTGACGGTGAAATTTCTGATGAAGCCAACCCTGTACATAATTATACTTCAGACGGTACCTATGATGTTACTTTAACACTTACTGATGCAGATGGATTAATGGATGTTCATTCAGAAACAATAACGGTTGAAGGAATACCTACAATACCAGTGGCTGTAGCTACATCAAATGTTACAACAGGTCCTGCTCCGCTAGATGTTCAGTTTACGGGTAGTGACTCTACAGATGATGTGGCGATTGTTAGCTATGCTTGGGATTTTGGCGACGGCGCAACTTCAACAGAAGAAAACCCGGAATATGAATATACAATTCCTGGAAATTATATAGCTACGTTAACGGTAACCGATGCTGATGGAAACGAAAACGAAACGACAATTAATATCTTAGCTAATGGTGGTGCTATCGATAATAATGCAAATGCAGGTGTTAATTTAGCCTTGTTGTCAGATGCTTCAGTAACTGGTTCATCAGAAGATGGTAGAGGAACGCCACAAGCTATTCTTTATGATCCTTTGGAAGAAAACTACTTTGTGGTTACTGATTTTAATGAATATGGTGTTGCCAATGCTGAAAATTTAGGTACCCCTAATGCTGATAATGGTTTTAATTGGCAAGTAGATTGGGCAAATAAAAAAGAAGTAAACTATATTACTTTTGGGGGCGTATACCCTAATCAACCACAACCTAATTCGTTATGGAGAATAAGTTATAGAATTGGTAATGACTGGACAATTTTAGAAGAAGGTACTGGTGGATGGATTGATGCAGGAATCTTTGAATGGGGTGGTGCAACTATGGTACCGATTGAAATGGACGGTTTAAGAGTTCAGGTATTTAGTGATGGTACTAATGATTTGGTAAGTATTCACCTAAGAGGTAGAGGTGGTATTTCAAATAGAATAGATGATAGCTCAACTTTAACAAAAGCCACCTTAATACAGTATTTGCCTGATACAGGTGCTCCTGAAAGTGAGTTCGATTTTACAGTTAATAACTTAGAAGTAACTTTTGATTCGTCAGAAAGCGTTGACAATGTAGGTATTGTATCCTATACTTGGGATTTTGGTGATGGTAATGGATCAACAGATGCCAATCCAGTTCATACATATTCAGAATCTGGTGCATATGATGTAACACTTACTGTAACAGATGAAAATGGTCTAAGTGATATTTCTGCACAGGAAATCACTGTCATGGAAGATGACTCTGTTCCAGTTGCGATTGCAGAATCTGATGTTAGTGTAGGTCCGGCGCCGTTAAATATTCAGTTCACGGGTAGCTCTTCTACTGATGACATTGGTATCGTATCTTATCTTTGGGATTTTGGGAATGGTGATACTGCTGACGTTGCTGATCCTAATTATAGTTATATTACAGCAGGTAATTATAATGTAACCTTGACAGTTACAGATGCCGATGGTAATACTAATGTAGATGAATTATCTATTTTAGCTAGTGGTGGGGCGGTTGATAATAATCCAAATTCAGGTTTAAACCTTGCGCTATTGCCAGATGCTGTTTTAAGTGGTTCTTCTGAAAATGGTAGAGGTACCCCACAAGCTATACTCTATGATCCATCTAAGGATGATTATTTTGTAACTACTGATTTTAACGAATATGGTGTTACTCGTGGTGAAAATTTAGGGACTCCGCTTGTAGATGATGGTTTCTTATGGCAAGTAGACTGGGCGGCAAGAAAAGATGTTAACTATATTACATTAGGTGGTGTGTTTGACAATCAGCCGCAACCTAATTCTTTATGGCGTATTAGTTACCGTATTGGAAATGATTGGACCATTTTAGAAGAAGGTGTTGGTGGTTGGATCGATTCTGGCATATTTGAATGGGGAGGTATAACACAAGTTCCGCTATCTATTGACGGATTAAGAGTTCAAGTTTATAGTGATGGTGTCAATGATCTAATCAGTATTCACTTAAGAGGTAGAGGTGGTGTGTCAAACAAAATAAACGATAGCGCCACGGAAACAAAGGCTACGCTGATTCAATACTTACCGGATACAGGAGCTCCTGAAAGTAATTTTGAATATGTTACAAATGATCTTGAAGTTGATTTTGACGCTACTACTAGTACTGACGATGTTGGTATAGTTTCTTATGAATGGGATTTTGGAGATGGTAATACGTCAACTGAAGAAAACCCAACAAATGTTTTTATCAGTTCAGGTTCCTATAGTGTTATGTTAACGGTTACCGATGCTGATGGTTTAAGTGACACTTCTACTCAGATCATTAATTTAGGTGCACCAGATAATCAAGCGCCAGTTGCAAATATTGAAACTAGCTTAATTACGGGTTCTGCTCCACTTACTGAAGATTTTATAGGTAGCAATTCAACTGATGATGTGGCAGTAGTTTCTTACAGTTGGGATTTTGGAGATGGTAATTCATCTACTGAGGCTGATCCTACATATATTTATACGCAACCAGGAAATTATACGGCAACTTTGACGGTAACTGATGAACAGGGGTTAACCGATCAAGCATTTGTTGATATCATAGTAACAAGTGACCAACCCGATAATACACCAAATGCGGGTATTAATATAGCATTATTACCAGATGCTACAGTAACAGGTTCCGTTACTAATCCAAGGGGAACAGTACAATCTATATTATATGATCCGTCTAGGGATGACTATTTTGTACGTACAGATTATAATGAATATGGTACCCCTGTTAATGCTAATTTAGGAACACCGGATGTTGATAATGGCTTTAGATGGCAAGTTGATTGGGCTTCAAGGAAATTAGTGAATTATATCACCTTTGGTGGAGTGTATGCTAATCAACCCCAGCCAAATTCTTTATGGAGAATTAGCTATCGTGTAGGTAATGATTGGATTATTTTAGAAGAAGGTGTTGGTGGTTGGATCGATGCTGGTATATTTGAATGGGGTAGTGAAGAACAAGCACCTATTCTAATGGACGGATTAAGGGTTCAAGTATATAGTGACGGAGTCAATGATCTTGTTAGTATTCATTTGCGTGGTCGCGGTGGAGTTTCCAATAATATAGATGATAGTGCAACGGAAACTAAGGCAACCTTGATACAGTACTTGCCAGATGGAGGTGCTCCAGAAAGTGATTTTGATTATACTATTAATGAACTTCAAGTAGATTTCGATTCTTCTGCTAGTATGGATGACAATGGTATTGTATCCTATTTATGGGATTTTGGAGATGGAAACACCTCTAATGAACCAAATCCAATTCATATATATGCTGCTTCTAACACTTATAATGTGTCTTTAACGGTTACAGATGCAG includes:
- a CDS encoding PKD domain-containing protein: MIKKITTSFRNAKNLLLTAGVVGAVAVFMSFSPMFFGPGLTEAQPYVAFGDTNFPDLTVSTEPYEVAFEGLTFDYPLTFNPVPGQERIIVGQLDGNIYWFQDDQNVTNKQLIVDFSEEVGSAAGTRTNGQIEVWDGGLLGLELHPDFGTAGSNYVYIYYTTESETGDDTLANSEDGGTFGCDIQEFHDNYIHLERFEVDPVNLTFIQGSREILIRRRMLNTAHRGGALEFGDDGFLYVAIGEQGRAISSQEMTENIDGGILRIDVDMDITRSHVPRRKMPDDIGAVEEITGQNYYIPNDNPFLSPTGETFEEFYAIGSRSPHRMSKDSETGLIYIGDVGLSTHDEINVLSAGANFGWPLFEGAVEGPENGCGITSLLNDMEHQEPLTAFSRLDAGSIIGGHVYRGAEFTSHYGKYITADYITRKILEVDISSGDVSTLGTLDLRPISFGEDAGGDIYYLLAGEGLQLLRFVEPGVVSGVPETLTETGAFTDVENLVVKESFLPYDLIDPFWSDGAQKKRWMAIPNDGNPDTADEQINYSENGIWEFPVGTVMIKHFDYPIDEDNPEITQKVETRFSIKNSNENWTFLSYKWNAAQTDADLINMSNGDTLDVQVAMNDGSTNTITWQYPSTSDCLSCHNSVSKGTLGPRTRNLNSDFDYSDVGGVLGNQLVTLSELGFIEETITDGDTPGFLKHTSINDEEASLDDRARSYLDLNCAYCHRSDNNLRADFDLRLANSLIETNLLTASIAEPIEEMSADQKIVFVGDASKSQIFHRANSITPGVMMPLVAKGQVDEAGVALLEEWINNLLIPPTPVITADKTLGNIDIAFNFTGNESSDDQSIDSYEWTFGDGGTSAEVDPDHIYTVPGVYSVTLAVTDNDGQTESKSIEITVTGGAVDNIADENVNIALTNDAIIYGQIHGEEGRGVPQDILYDPSTNDYVVATDWNEFGVLQYHDSGTLPIEEAITWRVDWLNKKLVNYITFGGTYPNQPQPNTAWRLSYRQGDNWMVIEEGVGGWIDSGIYEWGGKGQEPIEADGFRMQLYSDGVNDIVSTHFRARGGASLRIDDTDQPIKATLFQYLIDDGSPVADFTYTADELEVTFDSSDSTDDNGIVAYAWDFGDGEISDEANPVHNYTSDGTYDVTLTLTDADGLMDVHSETITVEGIPTIPVAVATSNVTTGPAPLDVQFTGSDSTDDVAIVSYAWDFGDGATSTEENPEYEYTIPGNYIATLTVTDADGNENETTINILANGGAIDNNANAGVNLALLSDASVTGSSEDGRGTPQAILYDPLEENYFVVTDFNEYGVANAENLGTPNADNGFNWQVDWANKKEVNYITFGGVYPNQPQPNSLWRISYRIGNDWTILEEGTGGWIDAGIFEWGGATMVPIEMDGLRVQVFSDGTNDLVSIHLRGRGGISNRIDDSSTLTKATLIQYLPDTGAPESEFDFTVNNLEVTFDSSESVDNVGIVSYTWDFGDGNGSTDANPVHTYSESGAYDVTLTVTDENGLSDISAQEITVMEDDSVPVAIAESDVSVGPAPLNIQFTGSSSTDDIGIVSYLWDFGNGDTADVADPNYSYITAGNYNVTLTVTDADGNTNVDELSILASGGAVDNNPNSGLNLALLPDAVLSGSSENGRGTPQAILYDPSKDDYFVTTDFNEYGVTRGENLGTPLVDDGFLWQVDWAARKDVNYITLGGVFDNQPQPNSLWRISYRIGNDWTILEEGVGGWIDSGIFEWGGITQVPLSIDGLRVQVYSDGVNDLISIHLRGRGGVSNKINDSATETKATLIQYLPDTGAPESNFEYVTNDLEVDFDATTSTDDVGIVSYEWDFGDGNTSTEENPTNVFISSGSYSVMLTVTDADGLSDTSTQIINLGAPDNQAPVANIETSLITGSAPLTEDFIGSNSTDDVAVVSYSWDFGDGNSSTEADPTYIYTQPGNYTATLTVTDEQGLTDQAFVDIIVTSDQPDNTPNAGINIALLPDATVTGSVTNPRGTVQSILYDPSRDDYFVRTDYNEYGTPVNANLGTPDVDNGFRWQVDWASRKLVNYITFGGVYANQPQPNSLWRISYRVGNDWIILEEGVGGWIDAGIFEWGSEEQAPILMDGLRVQVYSDGVNDLVSIHLRGRGGVSNNIDDSATETKATLIQYLPDGGAPESDFDYTINELQVDFDSSASMDDNGIVSYLWDFGDGNTSNEPNPIHIYAASNTYNVSLTVTDADGKVDTSAANISVVGNGIPIAIANADVLEGVAPLTVIFDGSESSDDNGVVSYLWDFGDGENSNEVDPVHTFDVVGENTVTLTVSDAEGQTHSTTLTITVNEPNTAPVAIANADIVSGEAPLTVSFIGSNSTDDIGVTSYAWNFGDEGTSTEADPVFVFESAGIFEVTLTVTDEEGLTDMTTLTITVEEGIVVNEAPEAIANADIISGEAPLTVSFVGSTSTDDVGIVTYAWDFIDGGTSAEADPEYVFDTAGVFEVTLTVTDEEGLSDTTTVTITVEELAIMNEAPTAIASSDIITGEAPLTVLFVGSASVDDTGIVSYDWDFGDGGTSTEADPEYIFNTAGEFEVILTVEDVEGLTNSTTITITVEDNEPLDVELDMVLSPNPSIDFVEITLNGIVSEDDIVGFTLHDSAGRLIKQYLPEEISTSGTYIIDLEILTTDVYVVTVVLNNGELVSKRMILRK